One stretch of Paraburkholderia fungorum DNA includes these proteins:
- the waaF gene encoding lipopolysaccharide heptosyltransferase II, with protein MRRALVIAPNWIGDALMAQPLFARLVKLHPRIVIDAVAPSWVAPVLERMPEIRDVYATDLAHGKLQMLRRWQLASDLRDVGYDAAYVLPNSLKSALIPWMAGIPLRIGYTGESRYGLLNVRHANPRKDERPPMVGQYAALAYAPGAKIPDDLPMPRLDADLNEASRVSARFNLDTRVPLLVFCPGAEYGPAKRWPPEHFAALAQMVGQSFPYTQIVALGSPKDAPLAQAIAEKAPNVRNLCGQTALGEACALISRANAVVTNDSGLMHVAAALRRPLVAVYGSTDPRHTPPLSELAKVQWLHLECSPCFERECPLGHLNCLKQLSAEQVFGDLRGMLLAQR; from the coding sequence ATGCGTCGCGCGTTGGTTATCGCACCGAACTGGATCGGTGACGCATTGATGGCGCAGCCGCTGTTTGCGCGCCTCGTGAAATTGCATCCCCGCATCGTCATCGACGCGGTCGCGCCCTCGTGGGTCGCGCCCGTGCTCGAACGCATGCCGGAAATCCGCGACGTCTACGCCACCGACCTCGCGCACGGCAAACTGCAAATGCTGCGCCGCTGGCAACTGGCGAGCGATTTGCGCGACGTCGGCTACGACGCGGCTTACGTGCTGCCGAACTCGCTCAAATCCGCGCTGATTCCGTGGATGGCGGGCATTCCGCTGCGCATCGGCTACACCGGCGAAAGCCGCTACGGCCTGTTGAACGTGCGTCACGCGAATCCGCGCAAGGACGAGCGCCCGCCGATGGTCGGCCAGTACGCCGCCCTCGCCTACGCGCCCGGCGCGAAGATTCCCGACGACCTGCCGATGCCGCGACTCGACGCGGACCTGAACGAAGCGTCGCGCGTGTCGGCGCGCTTCAATCTCGACACGCGCGTGCCGCTGCTGGTGTTCTGCCCCGGCGCCGAATATGGTCCGGCCAAGCGCTGGCCGCCTGAGCATTTCGCGGCGCTCGCGCAGATGGTCGGCCAGTCGTTCCCATACACGCAGATCGTCGCGCTCGGCTCGCCGAAAGACGCGCCGCTCGCGCAGGCCATCGCCGAGAAAGCGCCCAACGTGCGCAACCTGTGCGGGCAAACCGCGTTGGGCGAAGCTTGCGCGCTGATCTCGCGAGCCAACGCCGTGGTCACGAACGACTCCGGCCTGATGCACGTGGCAGCCGCGCTGCGCCGCCCGCTGGTGGCCGTGTACGGATCGACCGATCCGCGCCACACCCCGCCCCTGTCGGAGCTTGCGAAGGTACAATGGCTTCATCTCGAATGCAGCCCCTGTTTTGAGCGCGAGTGTCCGCTCGGTCATCTGAACTGCCTCAAGCAACTGAGCGCCGAACAGGTATTCGGCGATTTGCGCGGCATGCTGCTCGCGCAACGCTGA